In a single window of the Candidatus Krumholzibacteriia bacterium genome:
- the miaA gene encoding tRNA (adenosine(37)-N6)-dimethylallyltransferase MiaA — MKVLILAGATATGKSTLAMELAREYSRDIISADSRQVYQGLRVGTAQASPEDKAAVPHHFQNFLSPDEQWSAQGFSRNALSVLREKADQTPIVVGGTGFYLKSLMEGLSPLSVSRSKTREIRKRIESLSTEELRNQLSSADPESAERIHQNDRQRILRALEVYLATGETLTDHHRKGRESPEDVEWKRVLLSCARSALHQNIEDRLDRMLDGSWQAEVRELMESGVNPEAPGMQTLGYPEVLAILRGDLSLKEAREKILIRTRQYARRQEIWFRKQEFDLIIQDLRGDGAREIRHWLAS, encoded by the coding sequence GTGAAGGTTCTGATTCTGGCCGGGGCGACGGCCACGGGCAAGAGTACGCTGGCCATGGAACTTGCCCGGGAGTATTCAAGAGACATCATTTCCGCTGACAGCCGTCAGGTCTATCAGGGACTGAGAGTGGGAACCGCTCAGGCAAGCCCTGAGGATAAGGCGGCAGTTCCTCACCATTTCCAGAACTTTCTTTCTCCAGACGAACAGTGGTCCGCGCAGGGCTTCTCCCGTAATGCTCTGAGCGTTCTCCGGGAGAAGGCAGATCAAACTCCCATAGTGGTAGGAGGGACCGGCTTCTATCTGAAGAGCCTGATGGAAGGGCTTTCTCCCCTCAGCGTTTCTCGTTCAAAGACCCGGGAAATTCGAAAGAGGATCGAGAGCCTGAGCACGGAAGAGCTTCGAAATCAACTCAGTAGTGCGGATCCTGAAAGCGCTGAGAGAATCCATCAAAATGACCGCCAGAGGATTCTCCGGGCTCTGGAAGTCTATTTGGCTACCGGGGAAACCCTGACGGATCATCATCGGAAAGGGCGTGAGAGTCCGGAAGATGTCGAATGGAAGCGAGTTCTTCTCAGCTGTGCGCGCTCTGCCTTGCATCAGAATATCGAAGACCGCTTGGATCGAATGCTCGACGGATCATGGCAGGCGGAAGTTCGAGAGCTTATGGAGAGCGGTGTGAACCCGGAAGCACCGGGCATGCAGACTCTTGGTTATCCGGAGGTTCTGGCTATTCTTCGCGGTGATCTTTCTCTCAAGGAGGCAAGAGAGAAGATTCTGATCCGGACCCGTCAGTATGCACGCAGGCAGGAAATCTGGTTTCGCAAGCAGGAATTCGATCTGATCATTCAGGACTTGCGGGGGGACGGGGCGAGAGAAATCCGCCACTGGCTCGCATCTTGA
- the mutL gene encoding DNA mismatch repair endonuclease MutL yields the protein MRTPIQALSAETVNRIAAGEVIERPAAALKELLENALDAGADQVEVEIAGGGVSLLRLSDNGIGIPREELQEALSRHSTSKIRALDDIEGVSSFGFRGEALASMASVSDLSLTSRTEEEESAWSIRSFHGKLEEPRPQARETGCTVVMKDLFAQIPVRKKFLKSENSEKRAILQIFQQYVLAHPEIAFRFLEDGKEKLQYPECRTIRERAEAVLGREALRHMVDLEGEDESYRLTGLCSLPLSSRGNRSQQYVFLGRRPIRDDSLRHAISQAYRDVLPPGRFPSCVLFLELPGEEVDVNVHPSKREVRFRNPSRLHSLFTRALKQAIGSGGDLASRLREKESLLLGPERLPGGRKQSALSFPGHSHSGYQAPARPTPPMDLRETGDSAPERSEERSFWHLQNTFILTRIGGGLVIIDQHNAHERVLFDQALANLSGLAPKQQELLFPHKLELSPPEMEAWREGSEFFQEIGYRMSEFGPSTLLVEAIPETVSRWDEGSAIRDILHDISEETGDLGKKRETALATYSCKNAIKAGEAMRDEEMDILVTRLFQTTQPYTCPHGRPIIIRIGREELEKRFHRKIPDSVSEKK from the coding sequence GTGAGAACCCCGATTCAGGCTCTCTCGGCTGAGACCGTCAACAGGATTGCCGCCGGCGAGGTGATTGAAAGGCCTGCCGCAGCACTGAAAGAGCTTCTGGAGAACGCTCTGGATGCGGGCGCAGATCAGGTGGAGGTGGAGATAGCAGGTGGGGGAGTTTCCCTCCTTCGCCTGAGCGACAATGGGATCGGCATCCCCCGGGAGGAATTGCAGGAGGCGCTGAGCCGCCATTCCACCAGCAAGATCCGCGCTCTTGATGATATAGAAGGGGTGTCCAGCTTTGGTTTTCGTGGAGAGGCACTCGCTTCCATGGCCTCTGTCTCCGATCTCTCCCTGACGAGCCGGACGGAGGAAGAGGAAAGTGCCTGGAGCATCCGTTCTTTCCATGGGAAGCTTGAGGAGCCCCGTCCACAGGCCAGAGAAACCGGCTGCACGGTCGTCATGAAGGACCTCTTTGCTCAAATCCCGGTTCGCAAGAAATTCCTCAAGAGCGAGAACTCCGAAAAACGCGCGATCCTCCAGATCTTCCAGCAGTATGTCCTTGCTCACCCGGAGATAGCCTTTCGCTTTCTGGAAGATGGGAAAGAGAAACTGCAATACCCTGAGTGCCGGACGATTCGGGAACGTGCCGAAGCTGTTTTGGGAAGGGAAGCCCTTCGCCACATGGTGGACCTTGAGGGAGAAGATGAGTCCTACCGCTTGACGGGCCTTTGCAGTCTTCCCCTGAGTAGCCGGGGAAACCGAAGCCAGCAATATGTCTTCCTGGGAAGGCGACCGATCCGCGATGACTCTCTTCGCCATGCGATCTCCCAGGCCTACCGTGATGTCCTCCCACCGGGGCGCTTTCCCTCCTGCGTCCTGTTTCTGGAACTTCCCGGAGAAGAAGTGGATGTCAATGTCCATCCGAGTAAGAGAGAAGTTCGATTCCGGAATCCCTCCCGCCTGCACTCACTCTTTACCCGAGCATTGAAACAGGCCATCGGCAGTGGGGGAGATCTTGCATCCCGCCTTCGGGAGAAAGAATCTCTTCTTCTCGGCCCGGAACGCCTGCCCGGTGGTAGAAAGCAGTCAGCACTTTCTTTTCCCGGTCATTCACATTCCGGATATCAAGCCCCTGCCAGGCCAACTCCTCCCATGGATCTTCGGGAGACAGGGGATTCAGCGCCGGAACGAAGTGAGGAGAGATCCTTCTGGCACTTGCAGAACACTTTCATCCTGACCCGAATCGGGGGCGGGCTTGTGATCATTGACCAGCACAATGCTCATGAGAGGGTTCTCTTTGATCAGGCCCTGGCAAATCTGTCGGGCCTTGCTCCGAAGCAACAGGAACTACTGTTTCCACACAAGCTTGAACTGAGTCCCCCGGAAATGGAGGCTTGGCGAGAGGGGTCGGAGTTTTTCCAGGAAATTGGTTATCGCATGAGCGAGTTTGGGCCCAGCACCTTGTTGGTGGAGGCCATTCCTGAGACAGTAAGCCGCTGGGATGAGGGCAGTGCCATTCGCGATATCCTCCACGATATCTCCGAGGAAACCGGAGACTTGGGCAAGAAGCGGGAGACTGCGCTTGCCACGTACTCCTGCAAGAATGCAATCAAGGCGGGTGAAGCCATGCGGGACGAAGAAATGGATATTCTGGTAACCCGTCTATTCCAGACCACTCAGCCCTACACCTGCCCTCACGGAAGGCCGATCATCATCCGGATTGGAAGGGAAGAACTGGAAAAACGCTTTCATCGTAAAATTCCCGACAGTGTTTCGGAGAAGAAGTGA
- the mutS gene encoding DNA mismatch repair protein MutS gives MSRAKKSLTPMMEQYQRIKAQHQGQILLYRMGDFYETFYDDAVEASRILGIALTTRGSSQGNPIPLAGVPHHSVNTYIHRLIAAGCSVAICEQVEDPATAKGVVKREVLEVITPGTLTLEEFLPREQGAYCMSVFPEQDSAGFVLGDVSTGELIAGQEHPSQLLGLPSRFNVQEFLFPEEMVGQGLLQELRNLYPDIHFSTSSAWHFQEGECEAFLRQHFSVSDSTLMGIREGEEPLLRALGALLQYLRSLKSEDLSFFDHVEFLRQDEIMVLDRLTVDNLELIRPMRGEDRSATLLGVMDHCVSPMGSRLLSRWLLAPLLDIRSIEDRQDAIALFLDRSSLRNELAGELKPCADLERLVSRLNERKARPRDLKSLSQALALLPGIRNLLTEVEGGEIGRLRDSIDELTEIRKLLEEALLDELPAHLYEGNLIRPGFDSELDRLRSLSEEGRDWILSLQDKERKRSGIQKLKIGYNRVFGYYIEIGKSHVDKVPEDYIVKQTLTSSQRYATPELKSREEEILGAEEKRIQREKEIFESLRARSWEFRETIQSNGRHLAALDLLASLAELASLQRYQRPVLEQEPVLEILGGRHPVVEMLQDENFIRNDLEMHPERHQITLLTGPNMGGKSTYLRMNALIVLMAQMGSFVPADSARIGITDKIFTRVGASDNLARGQSTFLVEMEETAYILRNLTSRSLVIMDEIGRGTSTYDGLSLAWAVLEHLHSSSHPNPKTLFATHYHELTSLEKDLPRLHNFHVSVKEWQEEIIFLRKVEPGAAGRSYGIQVARLAGIPGKVTERAFRILEKMERDAHFAEGGKPVPSQREQMTLFPSEGHPVLDEIRSLDPERLTPLDALSLISEYRERLNREEES, from the coding sequence TTGAGTCGGGCAAAAAAGAGCCTCACTCCCATGATGGAGCAGTACCAGCGGATCAAGGCCCAGCATCAGGGCCAGATTCTACTCTATCGTATGGGGGACTTCTACGAGACTTTCTATGACGATGCGGTCGAGGCCAGTCGGATTCTGGGAATCGCACTGACCACCCGAGGCTCGAGTCAGGGTAATCCAATCCCCTTGGCTGGAGTTCCCCATCACTCCGTGAATACCTACATCCATCGTCTGATCGCCGCGGGCTGTAGCGTTGCGATTTGTGAGCAGGTAGAAGATCCTGCCACCGCAAAGGGCGTCGTAAAGAGGGAAGTTCTGGAGGTGATCACTCCCGGGACTCTCACCCTCGAGGAGTTTCTGCCAAGAGAGCAGGGCGCCTACTGCATGTCGGTCTTCCCGGAACAGGATTCTGCTGGCTTTGTCTTGGGAGATGTCTCAACGGGGGAACTGATTGCAGGCCAGGAGCACCCTTCCCAGTTGCTGGGTCTGCCGAGCCGTTTCAATGTTCAGGAGTTCCTTTTCCCGGAGGAGATGGTGGGGCAGGGTCTCTTGCAGGAATTGAGAAACCTCTATCCCGATATTCATTTCAGCACTTCCTCCGCCTGGCACTTTCAGGAAGGGGAATGCGAGGCCTTTTTAAGACAGCACTTTTCTGTTTCTGACAGCACGCTGATGGGAATCCGTGAGGGGGAGGAACCTCTCCTGCGTGCCCTCGGGGCTCTTCTTCAATACCTACGCTCTCTGAAATCCGAAGATCTTTCCTTCTTTGACCATGTCGAATTCCTGAGACAGGATGAGATTATGGTTCTCGACCGCCTGACTGTCGACAACCTGGAACTCATTCGCCCCATGCGCGGTGAGGATCGAAGTGCGACTCTCCTCGGAGTCATGGATCATTGCGTTAGTCCCATGGGATCGCGTCTCCTTTCTCGTTGGCTTCTGGCGCCTCTTCTGGATATCAGATCCATTGAAGACCGACAGGATGCAATCGCCCTTTTCCTCGACAGGAGTTCTCTGAGAAATGAACTGGCCGGAGAACTGAAACCCTGTGCGGATCTGGAGCGCCTGGTGAGTCGTTTGAATGAGAGGAAGGCAAGACCCCGGGATCTGAAGTCTCTCTCTCAGGCTCTGGCTCTCCTGCCGGGCATCCGCAATCTTCTCACTGAAGTGGAAGGTGGCGAGATTGGGAGACTGCGGGATTCCATTGATGAGCTTACTGAGATCCGCAAGCTCCTCGAGGAAGCGCTCCTGGATGAGCTTCCTGCTCACCTGTATGAAGGAAACCTGATCCGTCCAGGGTTTGATTCAGAGCTGGATCGTTTACGGTCCCTGAGCGAAGAGGGAAGGGACTGGATCCTGTCTCTTCAGGATAAGGAACGCAAGAGAAGCGGAATCCAGAAACTCAAGATCGGCTACAACCGGGTCTTTGGCTACTACATCGAGATTGGCAAATCCCATGTGGACAAGGTCCCCGAAGACTACATTGTCAAACAGACGCTGACTTCCAGCCAGCGCTACGCAACTCCTGAGTTGAAAAGCAGGGAAGAGGAAATCCTCGGTGCAGAGGAAAAGAGGATTCAGCGGGAGAAGGAAATCTTTGAGAGCCTTCGGGCCCGCTCCTGGGAGTTTCGCGAGACCATTCAGTCAAATGGACGGCATCTCGCTGCGCTGGATCTTCTCGCCTCGCTTGCTGAACTTGCCTCCCTGCAAAGATATCAGCGTCCAGTTCTTGAACAGGAGCCAGTTCTGGAGATTCTGGGAGGGCGCCATCCCGTTGTGGAAATGTTGCAGGATGAGAATTTTATCCGCAATGACCTGGAGATGCACCCCGAGCGACATCAGATCACTCTCTTGACCGGTCCCAATATGGGCGGCAAATCGACGTATCTGAGAATGAACGCGCTCATCGTTCTGATGGCGCAGATGGGGAGCTTCGTACCGGCCGATTCTGCGAGAATCGGGATCACTGACAAGATTTTCACCCGGGTGGGGGCCAGCGACAATCTTGCCCGCGGGCAATCTACTTTCCTGGTCGAGATGGAAGAGACGGCCTACATCCTCCGTAACCTTACGAGTCGCAGTCTGGTGATTATGGATGAGATTGGGAGAGGTACCAGCACCTACGATGGACTCAGTCTTGCCTGGGCGGTTCTGGAGCATCTGCACTCCTCTTCTCACCCGAATCCAAAGACTCTTTTTGCTACTCACTATCACGAACTGACAAGCCTGGAGAAGGATCTGCCAAGGCTTCACAACTTTCATGTGAGCGTGAAGGAATGGCAGGAGGAGATTATCTTCCTTCGAAAGGTGGAGCCCGGAGCGGCCGGCCGGAGTTATGGAATACAGGTGGCCCGCCTTGCCGGGATTCCCGGAAAAGTCACCGAGAGAGCCTTCCGGATTTTGGAAAAAATGGAGAGGGATGCCCATTTCGCAGAAGGCGGGAAGCCGGTTCCCTCACAGCGGGAGCAGATGACTCTCTTTCCTTCCGAGGGGCACCCGGTTCTTGATGAGATCCGGAGCCTAGACCCGGAACGCCTGACTCCTCTGGATGCCTTGTCCCTGATCTCGGAGTACCGGGAGCGCCTGAACCGGGAGGAAGAATCATGA
- a CDS encoding SPOR domain-containing protein, which yields MPDTVATNNAHPAYRFAAGLYQSLIAEPSIQKSPLHLRSLLAVSKKQVKVTLPEKGPDLPLQLRLNSRQDWSEEELREWKSQLLGDDPESLYWLALFHFETEDYELSQKALNRLFQKHPSSIFVPPGKELLARHPEAGKEIGEFPSPTGEGFRVQWGAFRDPAGAKKQIHILAGYGLEAEILRFEREGVHLYRVCSLPCLSREEARSIGQEARDRFGLNFAITSEKESP from the coding sequence TTGCCTGACACCGTTGCCACAAATAATGCGCACCCTGCCTACCGTTTCGCTGCGGGGCTCTACCAGTCCCTGATTGCAGAGCCTTCCATTCAGAAGAGTCCCCTGCACCTGCGATCCCTTCTTGCCGTGTCAAAGAAGCAAGTCAAAGTGACCTTGCCCGAAAAGGGTCCCGACCTTCCCCTTCAATTGAGGTTGAATTCCAGGCAGGACTGGTCGGAAGAGGAATTGCGGGAGTGGAAGTCCCAGCTCTTGGGGGACGATCCGGAGTCACTCTACTGGCTTGCTCTTTTCCATTTCGAGACAGAGGATTACGAACTGTCTCAAAAGGCTCTTAACCGGCTCTTTCAGAAGCATCCTTCCTCGATCTTTGTCCCTCCCGGAAAGGAGCTCCTTGCCCGGCATCCGGAGGCGGGCAAGGAAATCGGTGAATTTCCCTCTCCCACGGGGGAAGGCTTTCGGGTACAATGGGGAGCCTTCCGCGACCCTGCGGGCGCGAAAAAACAGATCCACATTCTCGCAGGCTATGGGCTGGAGGCGGAGATTCTCCGCTTTGAGCGGGAGGGAGTACATTTGTATCGTGTCTGCTCTTTGCCCTGTCTCAGCAGAGAGGAGGCAAGATCCATCGGGCAAGAGGCTCGGGATCGTTTCGGACTGAACTTTGCGATTACCTCCGAGAAGGAGTCTCCTTGA
- a CDS encoding tetratricopeptide repeat protein, producing the protein MKLLFLYFLILAALLLVLVALYLRRKTSRRRATLSKDHHLLALEFLADGDLSSAIAQLQLAVQSGQGGVDAFLRLGDLYRSQGQFKKAIHIHRSLEIRRDAHDQDRARILASLADDYLAANRWDEALGQLEELRRLDSRDPSIARRMSQVFLHKMELEKAQAELRKAHRLEGEDQTDEMAILLTEGARQKIHDQQWKEGRKALQEALKLNPACIPALRLSADLFHQEGKDQEAADEIQTMALTAAQGSEHDYPKMEKLFFDLGRFHEIQFVYQEVLSKDPGFWPARFALAAILDKRGSREDAIRLLDSNLNSHSIDAVKASRILLEWDKPELAMQWLEKWNSSGPLPSLYRCRNCGSRHSGPRWYCPACHGFNSYDPITQESADHIPV; encoded by the coding sequence ATGAAGCTTCTCTTCCTCTATTTTCTCATTCTTGCAGCACTTCTTCTGGTGCTTGTTGCCCTCTATTTGCGTCGAAAGACTTCCCGCCGCAGGGCGACTCTTTCGAAGGACCACCACCTCCTGGCTCTGGAGTTTCTGGCCGATGGAGACCTCTCCTCTGCCATTGCCCAGTTGCAGTTGGCTGTTCAGTCCGGTCAGGGGGGAGTGGATGCATTTCTGCGACTGGGAGATCTGTACCGCTCTCAAGGACAGTTCAAGAAAGCCATTCACATTCATCGCTCTCTGGAGATTCGAAGAGATGCGCACGATCAGGATCGAGCAAGGATTCTGGCGAGCCTAGCCGACGATTATCTCGCCGCCAACCGATGGGATGAGGCCCTGGGTCAACTGGAAGAATTGAGACGCCTTGATTCTCGCGACCCATCGATTGCACGCAGGATGAGTCAGGTTTTCCTCCACAAGATGGAACTGGAGAAAGCCCAAGCAGAGCTTCGCAAGGCGCATCGTCTGGAGGGTGAGGACCAGACTGATGAGATGGCGATCCTTCTCACGGAAGGCGCACGCCAGAAGATCCATGATCAGCAGTGGAAGGAAGGCCGCAAGGCTTTGCAGGAAGCCCTGAAACTGAATCCTGCCTGCATCCCCGCTCTACGCCTTTCTGCGGATCTCTTTCATCAGGAAGGCAAGGATCAGGAAGCTGCCGATGAGATCCAGACTATGGCACTCACGGCTGCTCAGGGCTCAGAACATGACTACCCGAAGATGGAGAAGCTCTTCTTTGATCTCGGCCGTTTTCACGAGATCCAGTTCGTCTACCAGGAGGTCCTCAGCAAGGATCCTGGTTTCTGGCCAGCCCGTTTTGCGCTTGCTGCAATTCTCGACAAGAGGGGTAGCCGCGAAGATGCGATTCGCCTCCTGGACTCGAATCTCAATTCTCACTCCATTGACGCGGTGAAGGCCAGTCGAATCCTTCTGGAGTGGGACAAACCGGAACTTGCAATGCAGTGGCTGGAGAAGTGGAACTCGTCCGGTCCTCTCCCGTCTCTCTACCGCTGCAGAAATTGTGGAAGCCGCCACAGCGGCCCCCGCTGGTATTGTCCCGCTTGCCATGGCTTCAACAGTTATGATCCGATTACTCAGGAGTCCGCTGATCATATTCCTGTCTAG
- a CDS encoding LapA family protein → MWVLKRFFILLVVACILFLGIFNATEKTTLSLGFKVYKEIPLPLLIVLFFLLGAIFQYFFSVAKELSLRAELRKTRRKENSLLEELKELRNLSIEEGFQDQDFEDAPYEEN, encoded by the coding sequence ATGTGGGTCTTGAAGCGTTTCTTTATTCTTCTGGTAGTAGCGTGTATTCTCTTTCTCGGTATCTTCAATGCGACGGAGAAGACTACTCTGTCTCTCGGTTTCAAGGTCTACAAGGAAATCCCTCTTCCTCTTCTGATTGTCCTCTTTTTCCTGCTTGGTGCGATTTTCCAGTACTTCTTCTCCGTAGCAAAAGAGCTGTCCCTTCGTGCGGAACTTCGCAAAACGAGGAGAAAAGAGAACTCCCTTCTTGAGGAACTGAAGGAATTAAGAAACCTGTCCATTGAAGAGGGTTTTCAGGACCAGGACTTTGAGGACGCTCCTTACGAGGAAAACTAG
- the miaB gene encoding tRNA (N6-isopentenyl adenosine(37)-C2)-methylthiotransferase MiaB produces the protein MKTFYIETYGCQMNFYDSQVIDDVLQGMGLRKVASAEMSDLILINTCSVRDNAEQRVRGRINQLWGERVARRQEGMIGLLGCMAQRLGESLLQEKHSRLDFVVGTDQYQRLPEIIDLALQKKPSLYFTDFDHVVTYEARPKQMPPGGSHYLAVMHGCDKFCSYCIVPFTRGRERSKPMEIILREARSISEAGGFEITLLGQTISSYQHGGDDFVSLLRNVSCIDGIKRIRFMTSYPTDLNEQVFDAIADLPKVENRIHLPVQSGSDRVLRKMNRHYDLAQYEAILLAGRERIDGLQFSTDLIVGFPGEQEDDFQATLQLMERQKFVSSFLFKYSPREGTLACRSEDDVPESVKSERLARLMELQEATTVRLLQAQVGEELEILLDEESKKAKNQLRGRTRNNMRVIVDPKKGTAIGDFAVARITGFKGGTLTGELL, from the coding sequence ATGAAAACATTCTACATAGAAACCTATGGCTGCCAGATGAACTTCTATGACTCACAGGTCATTGACGATGTTCTGCAGGGGATGGGACTCAGGAAAGTGGCGAGTGCAGAGATGTCAGACCTGATTCTGATCAACACCTGTTCTGTGCGGGACAACGCGGAGCAACGCGTGCGGGGGCGGATCAACCAGCTCTGGGGTGAGAGAGTTGCACGACGACAGGAGGGGATGATCGGTCTTCTTGGGTGCATGGCTCAGAGGCTGGGTGAGAGTCTTCTTCAGGAAAAGCACTCACGACTCGATTTCGTGGTGGGTACGGATCAGTACCAAAGACTACCGGAGATTATCGATCTTGCACTTCAGAAAAAGCCGTCCCTCTACTTTACCGACTTTGACCATGTGGTGACCTATGAGGCACGACCCAAACAGATGCCGCCCGGGGGTTCTCATTATCTGGCCGTAATGCATGGATGTGACAAATTCTGTTCCTACTGCATCGTCCCTTTCACGAGAGGAAGAGAGCGAAGCAAGCCCATGGAAATCATTCTGAGGGAAGCCCGGTCGATCTCGGAGGCAGGAGGATTTGAAATCACTCTCCTGGGCCAGACCATCAGTAGTTACCAGCATGGGGGAGATGACTTCGTTTCGCTGCTTCGGAATGTCTCCTGCATTGACGGGATCAAGCGAATCCGCTTCATGACCAGTTATCCAACAGACCTCAATGAACAGGTCTTTGATGCCATTGCAGATCTTCCGAAAGTGGAGAACCGGATTCATTTACCAGTCCAAAGTGGGAGCGACCGGGTTCTAAGGAAGATGAACCGCCATTATGACCTTGCTCAATATGAGGCAATTCTCTTGGCCGGGAGGGAGAGAATCGACGGCTTACAGTTTTCCACCGATCTCATTGTCGGGTTTCCCGGAGAGCAGGAAGATGATTTCCAGGCGACTCTTCAACTGATGGAACGGCAGAAATTTGTGTCTTCCTTTCTCTTCAAGTATTCTCCTCGAGAAGGGACATTGGCCTGCCGGAGCGAGGACGATGTCCCCGAATCTGTGAAATCCGAAAGGCTTGCCCGCTTGATGGAACTACAGGAAGCCACAACAGTTCGTCTTCTTCAGGCGCAAGTGGGAGAGGAACTTGAGATATTGCTTGATGAAGAGAGCAAAAAAGCCAAGAATCAGCTTCGGGGCAGGACTCGTAACAATATGCGGGTCATTGTAGACCCGAAAAAGGGAACAGCGATTGGCGATTTTGCGGTCGCTCGAATTACCGGTTTCAAGGGGGGAACCCTGACCGGAGAATTGCTCTGA
- the mtaB gene encoding tRNA (N(6)-L-threonylcarbamoyladenosine(37)-C(2))-methylthiotransferase MtaB, which produces MDKLSFETPVRVALVTQGCKVNQYETQVLIEDLLARGWELVRPSDEPDLLVVNSCTVTEASDRDLRKLLRKTARITPKTRILVTGCKAEIDPEEVRSMEGSPQVLGNNQKMAIPGILSGEDVPEEPAQEKLEDLLITRFDGRGRAILKIQDGCNLRCSFCIVPLARGNSRSRSSRECLSRVHALQENGFHEVVLSGIQLGLYRDPDSKGGRLPELLSMLLDKTRDVRFRLGSMLPKHVSSELLDLFQSEPERLCPHFHVSLQSGDDGILRSMKRPYTSAEYRETLERICSAVSNVCVGTDVITGYPGESGNSFMTTLTFLQSLPLHYAHVFPYSPRPGTVASTLEGKVDRSLAMRRGAILRDMFRDKEDEYRKTQTGKTLQVLAETPLPGGMMRGRSENYLKVTFSAEGVHAGEIRSMKVSGLESDGLTATRIVGESGQ; this is translated from the coding sequence ATGGATAAACTGAGCTTTGAAACTCCAGTGCGAGTCGCTCTTGTGACCCAGGGTTGCAAGGTGAATCAGTATGAGACGCAGGTTCTTATTGAGGACCTTCTTGCCCGCGGATGGGAACTGGTGAGGCCCAGCGATGAACCGGATCTTCTCGTGGTCAATTCCTGTACTGTGACCGAAGCCAGTGACCGGGATCTTCGGAAACTGCTACGAAAGACCGCAAGAATCACTCCGAAGACCAGAATTCTGGTCACAGGGTGCAAGGCTGAGATTGATCCTGAGGAAGTCAGAAGCATGGAAGGTTCTCCCCAGGTTTTGGGAAATAACCAGAAGATGGCGATCCCCGGCATTCTCTCGGGAGAGGATGTTCCAGAAGAGCCGGCTCAGGAGAAACTGGAGGATCTTCTCATTACCCGTTTTGATGGACGCGGACGCGCGATCCTGAAAATCCAGGACGGCTGTAATCTTCGTTGCTCTTTCTGCATCGTTCCTCTTGCTCGCGGTAATAGTCGGAGCCGCTCCTCAAGGGAGTGTTTGAGCCGCGTTCATGCTTTGCAGGAAAACGGATTTCATGAAGTCGTTCTCTCCGGCATTCAATTGGGGCTTTACCGGGACCCCGATTCAAAAGGAGGGCGGCTTCCAGAACTGCTCTCGATGCTTCTGGACAAGACCCGGGATGTTCGCTTCCGCTTGGGCTCCATGCTTCCAAAGCATGTGAGCAGCGAGCTACTGGATCTCTTTCAATCGGAGCCAGAGCGACTCTGTCCGCATTTTCATGTTTCCCTGCAAAGCGGTGATGACGGGATTCTGCGTTCCATGAAGCGTCCCTACACAAGTGCAGAGTATCGGGAAACTTTGGAGAGGATCTGTTCTGCCGTGAGCAATGTCTGCGTCGGTACGGATGTGATTACCGGTTATCCCGGGGAGTCGGGAAACTCCTTCATGACAACTCTTACTTTTCTCCAGTCTCTCCCTCTTCATTATGCGCATGTCTTTCCTTACTCTCCCCGCCCCGGCACGGTGGCCAGCACTCTGGAAGGGAAGGTCGACCGCTCCCTTGCCATGAGGAGGGGAGCGATTCTGAGAGACATGTTTCGTGACAAGGAAGATGAATATCGGAAGACTCAGACAGGTAAAACGCTTCAGGTGCTTGCCGAAACCCCGCTTCCCGGAGGGATGATGAGAGGCCGTAGTGAGAATTACCTGAAAGTTACCTTTTCCGCAGAAGGGGTTCACGCCGGGGAGATCAGGAGCATGAAGGTCTCGGGTCTTGAGAGCGATGGATTGACGGCGACCCGGATCGTGGGGGAGTCCGGGCAATGA